From one Montipora capricornis isolate CH-2021 chromosome 10, ASM3666992v2, whole genome shotgun sequence genomic stretch:
- the LOC138019442 gene encoding secreted frizzled-related protein 1-like, producing MIPLTVCWTITILICIQSSQADKQSEYRCLNVLPYCRNLTEATNYSKMTVPNGLNQRTETEIMEGLRDWEPLVGRCHHRLKLFLCGIFAPICVPVQIGENEHVIPIRVCRSFCSTIRDSCEPVMQVYNHSWPDVDVFNCSTYEDNDMCLDPGLSGKKNINICDQTDAVLKERFDNESCHLVIKAVVNKITDAKTQGYGTLIKLKRHQKRKVKKTLIDFPDRVLVENNGGCQGDLREHVRTGHQYLIMLEKISPPKKKSKYIVLAIVPWNRKYRSYTRRPCCGRGCDR from the exons ATGATTCCGCTTACCGTGTGTTGGACCATCACCATCCTGATATGCATTCAGTCTTCACAGGCCGACAAACAAAGCGAGTATCGGTGCCTAAATGTTCTTCCGTATTGTAGGAACTTGACGGAGGCAACGAATTACTCGAAAATGACAGTACCAAATGGTTTAAACCAAAGAACTGAAACTGAGATTATGGAAGGCCTTCGTGATTGGGAGCCACTTGTGGGACGATGTCATCATAGACTCAAACTGTTCTTGTGTGGTATCTTCGCTCCAATATGCGTCCCAGTCCAGATTGGGGAAAATGaacacgtaattcccattcggGTCTGCAGATCATTTTGCTCAACCATACGGGACAGCTGTGAGCCAGTAATGCAAGTATATAATCATTCGTGGCCTGATGTTGATGTCTTCAATTGTTCCACATACGAAGATAACGACATGTGCTTGGATCCAG GCCTTTCAGgaaaaaagaatattaataTTTGTGACCAAACTGATGCAGTACTGAAGGAAAGATTTGATAATGAATCCTGCCATTTAG ttATAAAAGCGGTGGTCAACAAAATTACTGACGCCAAAACTCAAGGCTATGGGACTCTTATCAAACTTAAACGACATCAGAAGAGAAAAGTGAAAAAGACACTGATTGACTTCCCAGACCGTGTGTTGGTGGAAAATAATGGTGGATGCCAAGGGGACTTAAGGGAACATGTTAGAACTGGCCATCAGTATTTGATAATGCTCGAGAAGATATCACCCcctaaaaagaaatcaaagtacATTGTGTTAGCCATTGTACCCTGGAACAGGAAATACAGAAGTTACACTAGGAGACCTTGTTGTGGGAGGGGCTGCGACCGATAG
- the LOC138019443 gene encoding histamine H2 receptor-like, translating to MNYRQNHTMESPFIACGEDLIYLTLMAMVQLLSFVINLVALIAVWKLPGLEENKGHLAVRTLVISDLLISLSTLPFSIISYVNCSWTGGKILCYITAFISNTFLSWSFLLVFIMCLLRFLAVTRPLYYRNQLTCARVQKALLCALIWPCIHLLLPVTGYGNFQLYKRGYYCGLDLTPKEHKNKALVYATVAEGGLITLAILYFCGDILCSLQRKRRVSSHLFEQQMQAVGIRRVNKQRDGFALLTFVIVLVFYACYVPFLSLRAFILIRGPSAFNETSYFYSKLLAHVNPLLNPLVYVICNKHYRSSIKGLFKSCCLKSKFSIQWSANSS from the exons ATGAATTACAGACAAAATCATACGATGGAGTCACCTTTCATAGCATGCGGCGAAGACTTAATATACCTTACTTTGATGGCTATGGTTCAGTTATTGTCATTTGTGATCAATCTTGTTGCATTAATAGCAGTTTGGAAGCTCCCAGGCCTAGAGGAAAACAAGGGTCATCTTGCTGTGCGAACATTGGTCATAAGTGATCTTTTAATCTCTCTCTCGACGCTaccattttcaattatttcttATGTGAATTGCTCGTGGACTGGGGGTAAAATTCTCTGCTATATCACAGCGTTTATCTCAAACACATTTTTGAGCTGGTCATTTCTATTGGTCTTCATTATGTGTTTGTTGCGCTTTCTCGCAGTTACAAGGCCACTTTACTACAGAAACCAACTGACATGCGCCCGCGTGCAAAAAGCTTTGCTCTGTGCTCTGATATGGCCGTGTATTCATTTGCTTCTACCTGTTACCGGATACGGGAACTTTCAGCTATATAAGAGAGGATATTATTGCGGTCTAGACCTCACTCCAAAGGAGCACAAGAATAAAGCCCTGGTTTATGCCACTGTGGCTGAAGGAGGTCTAATTACACTGGCAATACTGTATTTTTGCGGAGACATATTATGTTCTCTCCAACGAAAGCGCAGAGTTAGCAGCCATCTATTTGAGCAACAAATGCAAGCAGTAGGTATCCGCAGAGTCAACAAGCAACGTGATGGTTTCGCTCTTCTGACGTTTGTGATTGTGCTGGTCTTTTACGCTTGTTACGTTCCTTTCTTA tcacTTCGAGCTTTCATCCTCATACGTGGTCCTTCCGCATTCAACGAAACTTCCTATTTTTACTCGAAGCTTTTGGCGCATGTCAACCCTCTTCTAAACCCGCTGGTGTACGTCATATGCAACAAGCATTATCGCTCATCTATCAAGGGACTATTTAAAAGCTGTTGCCTTAAGAGTAAATTCAGCATTCAGTGGAGTGCGAATTCTTCTTGA
- the LOC138019366 gene encoding glucose-6-phosphate exchanger SLC37A4-like, whose translation MAQDRCRRYQRIRWTIYGSLFLGYSSYYFCRKSYTFAIPALMYELSLNKNELGVISSGFSAMYGASKFTSGLLSDTLSPRTMFTAGMFLTGIFNIVIGFTGNLWLLTLLWSINGLCQGCGWPPCVKLLREWFSPYELGTLWSLLTAGCNLATSVSPILTVYLTTNYGWSAAFVVPGVTTVLLCILAYFAIVDSPSEAGLDEFHQITPLKSRTEHDPVNKKSTQIVPLLLSPFLWVLSIGYLMTLFVKAGVSDWTQLFLIESVGRSQYESGIVMSFLEIGGLFGSIASGYVTDILVRKYGASTTSSPRIPPMIAFAVIQLLCLYLLHTAVSSATTLWIISALIFGIGFSLYTAINLYGVLALENSPPELSGTAHAIVALIANVGATLGGFPLTAIGKAYGWSGMFIAMELATLFCCVLLIITKTMNREMVDSSKLE comes from the exons ATGGCGCAGGATAGGTGCCGTCGTTACCAGAGAATTAGGTGGACGATCTATGGGTCTTTATTTCTAGGCTATTCATCGTACTATTTTTGTAGAAAGTCATACACGTTTGCTATACCAGCTTTGATGTATGAGTTAAGTCTAAACAAAAATGAGCTTGGTGTCATCTCGAGCGGGTTTTCGGCGATGTATGGAGCATCGAAATTCACCAGCGGCCTGTTGTCAGATACTTTAAGTCCGAGGACGATGTTCACAGCAGGAATGTTTTTAACTGGAATCTTCAATATTGTGATCGGATTCACTGGAAATTTATGGTTGCTTACTTTACTATGGAGCATCAATGGCCTTTGTCAAGGTTGTGGTTGGCCTCCCTGTGTCAAGTTACTTAGAGAATGGTTTTCTCCATACGAg CTGGGTACACTTTGGAGCCTACTAACAGCAGGATGTAACCTGGCAACAAGTGTGTCTCCAATATTAACAGTATATTTAACAACAAACTATGGTTGGTCAGCTGCATTTGTTGTACCTGGTGTTACCACTGTCTTGTTGTGCATCTTAGCCTATTTTGCTATTGTGGATTCCCCATCAGAGGCAGGACTGGATGAGTTTCACCAAATCACCCCTTTGAAGTCAAGGACAGAGCACGACCCAGTCAACAAGAAGAGCACACAGATTGTTCCGTTATTACTGAGCCCATTCTTATGGGTTTTGAGTATAGGTTATCTTATGACGCTGTTTGTCAAGGCAGGAGTTAGTGATTGGACACAGCTTTTCTTGATAGAAAGTGTTGGAAGATCACAGTACGAAA GTGGCATTGTTATGAGCTTTCTTGAGATTGGTGGTCTTTTTGGAAGTATTGCATCTGGGTATGTCACTGACATACTGGTTAGAAAG TATGGTGCTTCAACCACATCCAGTCCCAGAATTCCTCCTATGATTGCATTTGCAGTAATTCAGCTACTTTGTTTGTATCTGTTACATACAGCTGTGTCATCTGCAACGACATTG TGGATTATTTCAGCATTAATCTTTGGCATAGGTTTCTCATTGTATACTGCTATCAACTTGTACGGTGTACTTGCCTTGGAAAACAGTCCGCCAGAATTATCTGGAACAGCGCATGCCATAGTTGCACTGATAGCAAATG TTGGAGCAACTCTTGGTGGGTTTCCTCTCACAGCAATAGGCAAGGCATATGGTTGGAGTGGAATGTTTATTGCCATGGAATTGGCCACTCTGTTCTGTTGTGTTTTGCTAATTATCACAAAGACTATGAACAGAGAAATGGTTGATTCATCAAAGCTGGAATAA